One region of Malania oleifera isolate guangnan ecotype guangnan chromosome 6, ASM2987363v1, whole genome shotgun sequence genomic DNA includes:
- the LOC131158541 gene encoding uncharacterized protein LOC131158541: MKGVMRIGKMGKLSPRYIGPFEILERIGPVTYRVALPPAPSRAHDMFHVSVLRIYVPNPSHMLSYESLEIGDVLAYEVVLVQILDQKVQKLCTKELPLVKVLWQNHAMEDASWDLESEIHQKYPQLFIDIQS, from the coding sequence atgaaaggggtgatgaggatTGGGAAGATGGGGAAGTTAAGCCCtcggtacattggaccatttgagattctagaaagGATAGGTCCAGTTActtatcgagtggcattacccccagcaccATCCAGAGCTCATGACATGTTTCACGTATCAGTTTTAAGGATTTACGTGCCAAACCCTTCACACATGCTAAGTTATGAATCTTTGGAGATCGGGGATGTATTAGCATACGAGGTGGTACTGGTTCAGATTCTAGATCAGAAGGTACAGAAACTGTGTACTAAGGAActaccattagtgaaagtgctGTGGCAAAACCATGCAATGGAGGATGCTTCATGGGATTTAGAGTCAGAGATACATCAGAAGTATCCTCAGTTATTCATAGATATTCAGAGCTAA